The Deinococcus sp. Marseille-Q6407 genome has a window encoding:
- a CDS encoding ABC transporter ATP-binding protein has translation MTRPETLKPETQDLDFALVRRILRYVRPYLMLALGAVVLTLAHSLIQPQFALIQKHAIDAYLVPFERDRGLDTAALYQGLLTVALGYMGLRVLDFVVQYASTLAIGYLGQNVLRDIRADVFGKLQRLQLSYFDRNPVGRLITRVTSDVDAINQFITGGLVSLINSVFLILAYVWIMLSVDWRLSLISFTVLPLMYWATNFFRGKMRQAFRRTRVEQAIVNTQLNENISGAMTVQLFGREARSALDFDHANRNLLAAHTNSVQWFSLFMPTVALLGQLAVALVVYFAAYFLLQDQAAGVVAGVTVGTIFAFVQFTQQLFQPIQDLADVFNNLQAAMASSERIFEVLDEEEEITDRPDAASLGQLEGRVDLENVWFAYDADVTADTPDDDPRWILRGVDLHIRPGESVALVGATGAGKTSVTALISRFYDVQRGAVKVDGHDVRELRQHDLRRHVGVVLQDVFLFAGTIASNLSLGNPAVTQAQIEEACRYVGVHDYIMSLPGGYQTEVRERGAGLSTGQKQLLAFARALLQNPDIILVLDEATANVDTETELRIQAALERVMQGRTSIIIAHRLSTIEGCDRIVVMRRGRIVEQGSHQELLAQGGYYSRLQQLQYAGQSRLA, from the coding sequence ATGACCCGCCCCGAAACGCTGAAACCTGAAACCCAGGATCTGGACTTCGCGCTGGTGCGGCGCATTCTGCGCTACGTGCGGCCCTACCTGATGCTGGCGCTGGGCGCAGTGGTGCTGACCCTGGCCCACTCGCTGATTCAGCCGCAGTTTGCCCTGATTCAGAAACATGCCATCGATGCCTATCTGGTGCCGTTCGAGCGCGACCGGGGTCTGGATACGGCCGCGCTGTACCAGGGCCTACTGACCGTGGCGCTGGGCTATATGGGCCTGCGCGTGCTGGATTTTGTGGTGCAGTACGCTTCCACCCTGGCAATCGGTTACCTGGGCCAGAATGTATTGCGCGATATCCGCGCCGACGTGTTCGGCAAATTGCAGCGCCTGCAGCTTTCCTACTTTGACCGCAACCCGGTGGGCCGGCTGATTACCCGCGTGACCAGCGACGTGGACGCCATCAACCAGTTCATTACCGGCGGCCTGGTCAGCCTGATCAACTCGGTGTTCCTGATTCTGGCCTACGTGTGGATCATGCTCAGTGTGGACTGGCGCCTCAGCCTGATCAGCTTTACGGTGCTGCCGCTGATGTACTGGGCCACCAATTTTTTCCGGGGCAAAATGCGCCAGGCTTTTCGCCGCACCCGGGTAGAGCAGGCCATCGTCAACACCCAGCTGAACGAGAACATCTCCGGGGCCATGACCGTGCAGCTGTTCGGGCGTGAGGCCCGCTCGGCGCTGGACTTTGACCATGCCAACCGCAACCTGCTGGCCGCGCACACCAACTCGGTGCAGTGGTTCTCGCTGTTCATGCCCACCGTGGCGTTGCTGGGCCAGTTGGCGGTGGCGCTGGTGGTGTACTTCGCCGCCTATTTCCTGTTGCAGGATCAGGCTGCAGGCGTGGTCGCCGGCGTAACGGTGGGGACCATCTTCGCCTTCGTGCAGTTCACCCAGCAGCTGTTCCAGCCGATTCAGGACCTGGCAGATGTATTCAACAACCTGCAGGCCGCGATGGCTTCCAGCGAGCGCATTTTCGAGGTGCTGGACGAGGAGGAAGAGATCACCGACCGGCCGGACGCCGCCTCGCTGGGCCAGCTGGAAGGCCGGGTTGACCTGGAAAATGTCTGGTTCGCCTACGACGCGGACGTCACCGCCGACACCCCCGACGACGATCCCCGCTGGATTCTGCGCGGTGTGGACCTGCATATCCGCCCCGGCGAAAGCGTGGCGCTGGTGGGAGCGACCGGGGCCGGCAAGACCAGCGTGACTGCCCTGATCAGCCGCTTCTACGATGTGCAGCGCGGCGCCGTCAAGGTGGACGGGCACGATGTGCGCGAACTGCGCCAGCATGACCTGCGCCGGCATGTGGGCGTGGTGTTGCAGGATGTCTTCCTGTTTGCCGGCACCATCGCTTCCAACCTCTCGCTGGGCAACCCGGCGGTAACCCAGGCCCAGATTGAGGAAGCCTGCCGCTATGTGGGCGTGCACGACTACATCATGAGCCTGCCGGGTGGCTACCAGACCGAAGTCCGCGAGCGCGGCGCCGGCCTCAGCACCGGCCAGAAACAGCTGCTGGCCTTTGCGCGGGCGCTGCTTCAGAATCCCGACATCATTCTTGTGCTGGACGAAGCCACCGCCAACGTGGACACCGAAACCGAGCTGCGCATTCAGGCGGCGCTGGAGCGGGTGATGCAGGGCCGCACGTCCATCATCATCGCCCACCGCCTCAGCACCATCGAAGGCTGTGACCGCATCGTGGTGATGCGCCGGGGCCGGATCGTGGAGCAGGGCAGCCACCAGGAACTGCTGGCGCAGGGCGGCTATTACTCCCGCCTGCAGCAGTTGCAGTACGCCGGACAAAGCCGCTTGGCCTGA
- the rpsL gene encoding 30S ribosomal protein S12 — protein sequence MPTVQQLVRKGRKTVAKKTKVPALKGSPFRRGVCTVVKTTTPKKPNSAMRKIARVRLSSGYEVTAYIPGEGHNLQEHSVVLIRGGRVKDLPGVRYHIVRGALDTQGVKDRNQARSKYGTKKPKAAK from the coding sequence CTGCCAACTGTACAGCAGCTTGTCCGTAAGGGTCGTAAGACCGTTGCCAAGAAGACCAAAGTGCCCGCTCTGAAGGGAAGCCCCTTCCGCCGTGGCGTGTGCACCGTGGTGAAAACCACCACCCCCAAAAAGCCCAACTCGGCTATGCGTAAGATTGCCCGTGTGCGCCTGAGCAGCGGCTATGAAGTGACCGCCTACATCCCCGGTGAAGGCCACAACCTGCAGGAACACTCCGTGGTGCTGATCCGCGGCGGCCGTGTGAAGGACCTTCCCGGTGTGCGTTACCACATCGTCCGTGGCGCGCTGGACACCCAGGGTGTGAAGGACCGGAACCAGGCCCGCAGTAAGTACGGCACAAAGAAGCCCAAAGCGGCCAAATAA
- a CDS encoding ABC transporter ATP-binding protein, with translation MDRNLRALWAYLYRHCRQYLIGIGAVMLSNLAALLPFYFIRLIIDGLTARVEGGSLAAITLTQIGWYSLGIVLASLVSGALTLVMRRQIIVASRQIEYEVRRDLFAHLQTLDKAYFDRARTGDLMNRLTGDLGSVREMLGFGAWQIVNIAASFTASLAVMFSLSWQLTLVVVAIMPIIVGALYVLARMINVRHTWVQEQNSLIAAKSQENFSGARVVKGYAMEERELEEYRAMNLELLRRNIALTKVDGPLRSFATLLLGLAFGLVLLVGGRQILQGNGGFTVGMFVQFVGTLDRLAWPMLMAGWITSVTQRGLASWRRLAELFDARPEVVRIPEEAAPPLPIRGEVDLKHVTLRYGSAEVLHDINLHIPAGTFLGVTGPTGSGKTSLAHLITRAVDPSEGRVELDGRDLRAIPTQQLREAVGVVPQEPFLFSDTLANNITFGLERERLPVIPTGVSVLDVPEPPLIPQRPDEGQVHRAAELAGLAGDVEQFPEGYGTMLGERGVTLSGGQRQRTAIARAIAREPRVLILDDSLSAVDTETERRIIEGLREVSKGRTVILIAHRISTLRHADTIAVLEEGRLTEQGSHEELLALGGHYAELDRLQSLSSDVEHDDDDKPAEQPAPPIPVRAGGTA, from the coding sequence ATGGACCGAAACCTGAGAGCACTGTGGGCTTATCTTTACCGGCACTGCCGGCAGTACCTGATTGGTATCGGGGCCGTGATGCTGTCCAACCTGGCGGCGCTGCTGCCTTTTTACTTTATCCGCCTGATCATCGACGGCCTGACGGCGCGGGTTGAGGGCGGCAGCCTGGCGGCCATCACCCTGACGCAGATCGGCTGGTATTCGCTGGGCATCGTGCTGGCCTCGCTGGTGTCGGGTGCGCTGACGCTGGTCATGCGCCGGCAGATCATCGTGGCCTCGCGCCAGATTGAGTACGAGGTTCGCCGCGACCTGTTCGCGCACCTCCAAACGCTGGACAAGGCCTATTTTGACCGGGCCCGCACCGGTGACCTGATGAACCGCCTGACCGGCGACCTGGGTTCGGTGCGGGAAATGCTGGGCTTTGGCGCCTGGCAGATCGTGAATATCGCGGCGTCCTTTACGGCCAGTCTGGCTGTCATGTTCTCGCTGAGCTGGCAGCTGACCCTGGTGGTGGTGGCGATTATGCCGATCATCGTCGGGGCTCTGTATGTGCTGGCCCGCATGATTAATGTGCGCCACACCTGGGTGCAGGAGCAGAACAGCCTGATCGCTGCCAAGTCGCAGGAGAACTTCAGCGGGGCGCGGGTGGTCAAGGGTTACGCGATGGAAGAACGTGAGCTGGAAGAGTACCGGGCCATGAACCTGGAACTGCTGCGCCGCAATATCGCTCTGACCAAGGTGGATGGGCCGCTGCGGTCGTTTGCGACCCTGCTGCTGGGCCTGGCCTTCGGGCTGGTGCTGCTGGTGGGGGGGCGCCAGATTCTGCAGGGCAATGGCGGCTTTACGGTAGGGATGTTCGTGCAGTTTGTGGGCACCCTGGACCGGCTGGCCTGGCCGATGCTGATGGCCGGCTGGATCACCTCGGTCACGCAGCGGGGGCTGGCGTCGTGGCGCCGGCTGGCCGAACTGTTCGACGCCCGCCCGGAAGTGGTGCGGATTCCCGAGGAAGCTGCCCCGCCGCTGCCTATTCGCGGCGAGGTGGACCTGAAACATGTGACCCTGCGCTACGGCTCCGCTGAGGTGCTGCACGACATCAACCTGCATATTCCGGCGGGAACTTTTCTGGGCGTCACCGGCCCGACCGGCAGTGGCAAGACCAGCCTGGCTCACCTGATTACCCGTGCGGTGGACCCCAGTGAGGGCCGGGTAGAACTGGACGGCCGCGACCTGCGGGCCATTCCGACCCAGCAGCTGCGCGAGGCAGTCGGCGTGGTGCCGCAGGAACCCTTCCTGTTCAGCGATACCCTGGCCAACAACATCACTTTTGGCCTGGAGCGCGAGCGCCTGCCGGTGATTCCGACTGGCGTCAGCGTGCTGGACGTTCCTGAGCCGCCGCTGATTCCCCAGCGTCCCGACGAGGGCCAGGTTCACCGCGCCGCCGAGCTGGCCGGGCTGGCTGGCGACGTGGAGCAGTTTCCCGAGGGCTATGGCACCATGCTCGGCGAGCGCGGCGTCACCCTGAGTGGGGGCCAGCGGCAGCGCACGGCGATTGCCCGCGCCATTGCCCGCGAGCCACGGGTACTGATTCTGGACGACAGCCTCAGCGCGGTGGATACCGAAACCGAGCGCCGCATCATCGAGGGCCTGCGTGAAGTGAGCAAGGGCCGCACCGTGATTCTGATTGCCCACCGCATCAGCACGCTGCGGCACGCTGACACCATCGCTGTGCTGGAAGAGGGCCGCCTGACCGAGCAGGGTAGCCACGAGGAACTGCTGGCCCTGGGCGGCCACTACGCCGAGCTGGACCGGCTCCAGAGCCTCAGCAGCGATGTCGAGCACGACGATGATGATAAGCCTGCCGAGCAACCGGCGCCGCCCATCCCCGTCCGTGCAGGAGGAACCGCATGA